The DNA segment ATTGTCAGGGCTCGAGGCCGATGCGGAAGAACTCGCCGCCGCTCCACACGCCCAACCAGCGTTGCCCGTCGATCTCACGACTGACCGCCAGCTCCACCAATTGGTAAAACACATTGCGGTGAATCAGCGCTTCGAGGTTGCTGCGCACATGCACATAAGGCGCGGGCTCTTGAGTCGCCGGATCGATCTCGACGCGGATCGGATGTTCCGGCCCGGCCTCGGCGGTCTCCTCGACGTTGGTGGTGAAGCGCAGTACCTGCGCCTCACCCTCGCCTTCGACTTCCACAGCTATCGCCACGAACGGCGCATCGTCGACCTTGATCCCGACCTTTTCGACCGGGGTAATCAGGAAGTAATCATCGCCGTCGCGGCGGATGATGGTGGAGAACAGCTTGACCATCGGCTTGCGCCCGATCGGCGTACCCAGGTAATACCAGGTGCCGTCGCGGGCGATGCGCATGTCGATGTCGCCGCAGAAGTCCGGGTTCCACAAGTGCACCGGCGGCAAGCCTTTGGTTTTGGGGATCTGTCCCAACAGGTCATTGGCTTTTTGCGGGCCACTCATGGCGTACTCCTTGGTTTATTGGTCGCTGATCCCCAGCAGGCTGCGCGCGTATTGCGCCAGCGGCGGGCCGATCAGGTCTTCCGGTTTGTTGTCGTGGAACGTCAGTAAACCGCCACGACTCTTGATCCGTGCAGTATCAATCAAATACTGGGTGCTGGTCTCGATCAACATGATCTGAATCACCCCGCCGTCGATGCCCAAGCGATCCACGGCTTCCTGATCGAGCCACTCATCGGAGTTGCCGATCCGGTCATCAGCCTTGGCGAAACGCGTGTACAGCAGGTAGTGCGCGCCCGCATCGCGAGCTTCGCCCAACGCCTGATCGAGGCCTTCCGGTGCACGGGCACGGCGAACCATCGGGAAGTATTCGACAAAACCCTTGAAGGCCTCTTCGGCCACTACGTTCGGCCGCGGGTAGGAACCACCCGGCGGCGCGAATGCACCCTGGGCGATGTAGATGAATGAGTCCGGCTGAATGCGGAAATTGTTCACCCGCCGGCTGTCGCTGTGATCCAGCAGCCCCGCGTCGCTCATCTGATAGCGAGTGCCTTCGGCCATATCGCTGACAGTCATACAGCCGCCAAGCGCCAAAACGGCCAGCAGCAAAACCAGGCTACGCATCCTCATCCTCCAGAAGCCGGTGACGGAAAACCGGCGAATGGCCGTTGAATGCAGCTTTTGCGCCAGCTCAGGAAATTCGTTGATTGTAAGATCGTATTCGCGAGCAAGCTCGCTCCCACAGGAGAATGCACTCGAAATGTGGGAGCGAGCTTGCTCGCGAAAGCGGTTGTTCAGCCGCCGATAATCTTCATGACGGTCGCACCACCGGAGAACGCCACTTCCTGCTTGTCGCCCAACGCCTTGACCAGCAGACGCTGCAATGCCGGCAGTGCCTGATGGCGCGGCTTGTCGAGCAGATCGCCGACATAGTGGCGGTTGCTCGATGACAGGCAGCCATGCAGCCAACCGGTCGAGGACAGACGCAGACGCGAACAGGTTCGGCAGAACGGCACGCTTTCGTTGGCAATCACACCGAAATGGCCGAGCCCCGGGATCGCATAGCGCACGGCCGTAGCATCCACCGGCGCATCGGCCTGGGCGTATTCGTAGCGCTCGCCAATCAGGCTCAGCAGTTGCTGCAGGCTGACGAACTGTTGCAGGAATGCGTTGGAGTCGGTGGCGAGGTGACCCATGCGCATCAACTCGATGAAACGCAACTCATAGCCGCGCTCCAGGCAGTAATCGAGCAGCGGCATCACCTGATCCAGGTTCTGCCCGCGCAACGGCACCATGTTGACCTTGATCTTCAGTCCGGCGGCTTTCGCCTGGTCCATGCCATCGAGCACGGTCGCCAGATCGCCGCCACGGGCGATGCTGCGGAACGCGCCAGCATCCAGGGTATCGAGGGACACGTTAATCCGGCGCAGACCGGCATCCACCAGCAGCGGCAGTTTTTTCGCGAGGAGTTGACCGTTGGTGGTCAGGCTGATGTCTTCCAGGCCCATCTTGCCGACGGCGCTCATGAAAGATTCGAGTTTGGGGCTGACCAGCGGCTCGCCACCGGTGATGCGCAAGCGTTCGATGCCGGCGGCTTCGATCAGATAAGCCACGCCACGGGCCATGGCCTCGGCCGACAGTTCATCCTGCGCAGCCACCAACCGCTTGCCGTTGGGCACGCAGTAGGTACAGGCGTAATTGCAGGCTGAGGTCAGGCTGATACGCAAATTGCGAAAACGCCTGCCTTGACGGTCAACGATCATGATCACTCCGGCGATAGAAAATCGAGCGGCTAAAACTTGACTCACAAATCAAGTTTTAGCAAGCCCTATGCCTGAGTATATTCCTGCGCTACTGCGCCATGTAGCGAAATCATGGCGCAATAAGGCAGCTGAATGGCTCAGCTGCTTGGGATTTCCGGATCGCGCTTGCGCTTGTTGCCCATGCGCACGCCGATGTCCATCAGGAACTGGAAGAAACCTTCCTGATCTTCCAGCACATTGCTCCAGAACGGCGAGTGATACAGCGCCACCGCGCCGTGCACCAGCGCCCAGGATGCGCAGTAGTGGAAGTACGGCGGCACGTCTTCGAGCTTGCCTTCGCTGATCCGGCCCTTGATCAGCAGGGTCAGGCGTTCGAAGTTCGAGGCACGGATCTTGTGCAGCTCCTCGACCATTTCCGGCACCTGATTGCCTTTTACGACCTTCTCTTCGAGGCGGTCGAACAGGCGATAGCGTTGCGGGTCACGCATGCGGAATTCGAAGTAGGCACGGGACAGCGCTTCCTTGTCCTTGTCGACATCGGCCGAATGCAGCAGCTCGTTCAAATCGCGCTCGTAATCGAGCATCAGGCGCAGGTAGATCTCGGCCTTGGACTTGAAGTGCTTGTAGATCGTGCCTTTGCCGATACCCACGGCATCAGCAATCATCTCGACGGTGACACTGTCTTCACCTTGATCGAGGAACAGCTTGAGCGCGGTATCGAGAATTTCTTGCTCGCGGCGACGAAACTCACGGACCTTACGAGGTTCTTTGTGCATAAGAAAAGGTCTGTAGGGGTCAAAATTCGAAGCCGCGTATTATGCCTAACTTGCGCAAAAATGCACGGATCATCCGACCATATCTGTGTTTGTTGTTCATTTCGGGAACGTTTGTGGCGCAATGAGAACTCATCTGAAGCGCACGTATTCCAAATTTGTTTAAAAACCCCGACCGGCCAACTGGACTGCACGCCAGACTGATCAATACTTGAACTGTCGGACGGCATCTCCCCCAAGTGCCGTGCCGATAAAGGTACCAAGGGACCGCGTGCCTTTGTTTTACTCCTAATGGTCTTAACCCGGATTCACCCCCCAGAACCCGGGTTTTTTTTGCCTGCGATTCAGGCTTTTACATGAGCCAACGGGAACAGCCGCTTGAAGTTCTCGGTGGTCTGCTCGGCAAATCGCTCATAGTTTTCTCCGCGCAGCATCGCCAGAAACTCTGCCACTTCGCGCACATACTGCGGCAGGTTCGGCTTGCCGCGATAAGGGATCGGCGCCAGATACGGCGAATCGGTCTCCACCAGCAAGCGATCGGCCGGCACCTTGCTGGCCACATCACGCAGGGCGTCGGCATTGCGGAAAGTGACGATGCCCGACAGGGAAATGTAATAACCCATGTCCAGCGCAGCCTTGGCCATGTCCCAGTCTTCGGTGAAACAATGCAGCACACCGGCCTGGGGCAACGCCGCTTCACGCAGCAGCTCGAGGGTATCGGCGCGTGCGCCTCGGGTGTGGATGATCACCGGCTTACCGGTCTGCTGCGCGGCTTGCAGGTGCAGGCGGAAGGATTCCTGCTGCAGCTCGGCGGCTTCCGGTTCGTAGTGATAATCCAGACCGGTTTCGCCGATCGCCACCACTTTCGGGTGATTGAGTTCGTGCAACAGCCAGTCGAGCGCCGGCGCGGCGCCCGGTTGCACATCCAATGGATGCACACCGACCGAGCAATCGACGTCGTCATAACGATCGGCGAGGGCTTTGACGTCGGCAGCGTTGTCGGCACTCACGCCGATGCACAGAAAGTGCCCTACCCCGCGCTGGCGCGCAGCATCGAGTGCAGCATCCAGCGAACCGTCATGGGCGGCGAGGTCGAGGCGATCAAGGTGACAATGGGAATCTACGAGCATAAAAGAGACTGCAACTTACATCGTATGAGTGGGACGGTCGGACTTCAGTGCTCCGGCCAGATGGGTTTCGATGCGACTGCGGGCGGTGTTGTCGCCCTCGTTGAATTGCACGCCGACGCCGGCGGCGCGGTTGCCCTGGGCGCCTTTGGGGGTAATCCAGGCGACCTTGCCGGCCACCGGAATCTTCTCCGCCTCGTCCATCAGATTCAGCAGCATGAACACCTCATCGCCCAACTTGTAGCTCTTGTTGGTCGGGATGAACAGGCCACCGTTCCTGATAAACGGCATGTAAGCGGCGTAAAGCACCGATTTGTCCTTGATGGTCAGGGACAGGATGCCGTTGCGCGGCCCCGGGCTGATGGCTTCATTCATGTTGACCTCCACTGCTGATGTTCAGAGTCTAGGTACACATTCTTATCTTTGACCAGGCAATCCCGCCCATTGCACCAACAACGCTTCCAGCAGCAGTGCCGGGTTGAGGTTGGCCTTGCTCAGGACTTTCTGCCGTTGGGCGAGAATCCAGTCCTGAATATCGAGGACTTTGCCCTGTGCGCTCTTCTGCGCCAGGTACTGCACGACCTTGCGCATGTCGGTCAGACCGAGGCCGGCTTCATCCTGGGTCAGTTGATAGCGCAGGATCAGGCTCGACCAGTCGCAGAACCAGTCAAACAGGCGCAACATCGGAATGTTTTTCCACTCTTCGGCCAGTTGCGTCGGCGACTGCTGTTGCTTGAGCAGCTTCTTCACCCCTTCGACCACCTGCGCCCGCTGTTCGCGCACGCCCTGGGACTGCAGGCTGACCGCCATCAACGGCGACCCGGCCGCCAGCGTCAGCAATTCGACGCGCTCCTCTTCAGAGCACTCCGGCAACGCCTGCGCCAGCCATTGCAGGCTCATGGCCTCACCGGGCAGCGGACACGCCTGCTGCACGCAGCGGCTCTTGATCGTCGGCAGCAAACGGCTCGGCTGGTGGCTGACCAGCAACAGCACAGTATCGCCGGACGGCTCCTCAAGGCTCTTGAGCAGTGCGTTGGCGGCGTTGATG comes from the Pseudomonas sp. RSB 5.4 genome and includes:
- a CDS encoding DUF4823 domain-containing protein, which translates into the protein MRSLVLLLAVLALGGCMTVSDMAEGTRYQMSDAGLLDHSDSRRVNNFRIQPDSFIYIAQGAFAPPGGSYPRPNVVAEEAFKGFVEYFPMVRRARAPEGLDQALGEARDAGAHYLLYTRFAKADDRIGNSDEWLDQEAVDRLGIDGGVIQIMLIETSTQYLIDTARIKSRGGLLTFHDNKPEDLIGPPLAQYARSLLGISDQ
- a CDS encoding DNA polymerase III subunit delta' encodes the protein MAEAYPWQDSLWQQLAGRSQHAHAYLLHGPAGIGKRALAERLMASLLCQRPTPEACGECKSCLLLKAGSHPDNYILEPEEADKAIKVDQVRDLVSFVVQTAQLGGRKVVLIEPVESMNINAANALLKSLEEPSGDTVLLLVSHQPSRLLPTIKSRCVQQACPLPGEAMSLQWLAQALPECSEEERVELLTLAAGSPLMAVSLQSQGVREQRAQVVEGVKKLLKQQQSPTQLAEEWKNIPMLRLFDWFCDWSSLILRYQLTQDEAGLGLTDMRKVVQYLAQKSAQGKVLDIQDWILAQRQKVLSKANLNPALLLEALLVQWAGLPGQR
- a CDS encoding DUF1285 domain-containing protein, whose amino-acid sequence is MSGPQKANDLLGQIPKTKGLPPVHLWNPDFCGDIDMRIARDGTWYYLGTPIGRKPMVKLFSTIIRRDGDDYFLITPVEKVGIKVDDAPFVAIAVEVEGEGEAQVLRFTTNVEETAEAGPEHPIRVEIDPATQEPAPYVHVRSNLEALIHRNVFYQLVELAVSREIDGQRWLGVWSGGEFFRIGLEP
- a CDS encoding radical SAM protein; translation: MIVDRQGRRFRNLRISLTSACNYACTYCVPNGKRLVAAQDELSAEAMARGVAYLIEAAGIERLRITGGEPLVSPKLESFMSAVGKMGLEDISLTTNGQLLAKKLPLLVDAGLRRINVSLDTLDAGAFRSIARGGDLATVLDGMDQAKAAGLKIKVNMVPLRGQNLDQVMPLLDYCLERGYELRFIELMRMGHLATDSNAFLQQFVSLQQLLSLIGERYEYAQADAPVDATAVRYAIPGLGHFGVIANESVPFCRTCSRLRLSSTGWLHGCLSSSNRHYVGDLLDKPRHQALPALQRLLVKALGDKQEVAFSGGATVMKIIGG
- a CDS encoding PilZ domain-containing protein, with translation MNEAISPGPRNGILSLTIKDKSVLYAAYMPFIRNGGLFIPTNKSYKLGDEVFMLLNLMDEAEKIPVAGKVAWITPKGAQGNRAAGVGVQFNEGDNTARSRIETHLAGALKSDRPTHTM
- a CDS encoding TatD family hydrolase, producing the protein MLVDSHCHLDRLDLAAHDGSLDAALDAARQRGVGHFLCIGVSADNAADVKALADRYDDVDCSVGVHPLDVQPGAAPALDWLLHELNHPKVVAIGETGLDYHYEPEAAELQQESFRLHLQAAQQTGKPVIIHTRGARADTLELLREAALPQAGVLHCFTEDWDMAKAALDMGYYISLSGIVTFRNADALRDVASKVPADRLLVETDSPYLAPIPYRGKPNLPQYVREVAEFLAMLRGENYERFAEQTTENFKRLFPLAHVKA
- a CDS encoding TetR/AcrR family transcriptional regulator; its protein translation is MHKEPRKVREFRRREQEILDTALKLFLDQGEDSVTVEMIADAVGIGKGTIYKHFKSKAEIYLRLMLDYERDLNELLHSADVDKDKEALSRAYFEFRMRDPQRYRLFDRLEEKVVKGNQVPEMVEELHKIRASNFERLTLLIKGRISEGKLEDVPPYFHYCASWALVHGAVALYHSPFWSNVLEDQEGFFQFLMDIGVRMGNKRKRDPEIPSS